A stretch of the Bdellovibrio sp. 22V genome encodes the following:
- a CDS encoding ChaN family lipoprotein, producing MNSLSLFLVSVLLSACAHAQSTGILRGNDHQAVTLEDSVSSVQPGSIIVIGENHGFKEHQNQQVAIMQALRARGLKVSVGMEFFTYTQQSLVDSYRQGSLTEADFLKAVQWGSPSYDYYRDQAVFPNLAEGSATLALNAPRGLTGKVAKQGLSSLTPEENRLLPPQFSLGRDSYKQRFLGMMPHLPSPEAGERYFAAQSIWDDTMAWRATDFITAHPEQVLVIVVGEFHVQFGGGLPDRLRARAPQVPVLTFSQVNTDGLSEDEISQEIAPSLSEGPRADFLWLAPAKSLGL from the coding sequence GTGAACTCTTTAAGCCTTTTCCTCGTATCTGTGCTCTTGTCAGCCTGTGCCCATGCCCAATCAACGGGCATTTTACGCGGAAACGACCATCAGGCGGTCACTTTAGAGGATTCAGTGAGTTCTGTTCAACCTGGCTCCATCATTGTAATCGGAGAAAACCACGGATTTAAAGAACATCAAAATCAGCAAGTCGCGATTATGCAGGCTCTGCGCGCTCGCGGGCTGAAGGTCTCCGTGGGAATGGAATTTTTTACATATACTCAACAAAGTCTCGTCGACTCTTATAGACAAGGTTCTTTGACGGAAGCTGATTTCCTTAAGGCCGTTCAGTGGGGCAGTCCCTCTTATGATTACTATCGTGATCAAGCCGTATTTCCGAATCTTGCTGAGGGCTCTGCGACGCTGGCCTTGAATGCGCCTCGTGGTTTGACTGGAAAAGTCGCGAAACAAGGGTTGTCCTCTTTAACTCCGGAAGAAAATCGTTTGCTCCCGCCGCAGTTCTCTTTGGGACGTGACTCTTATAAACAAAGGTTTTTGGGTATGATGCCGCACCTGCCTTCGCCGGAAGCGGGGGAGAGATACTTTGCTGCCCAGTCGATTTGGGATGACACCATGGCGTGGAGGGCGACAGATTTTATCACGGCTCATCCAGAACAGGTCTTAGTGATTGTTGTGGGGGAATTCCATGTCCAATTTGGCGGAGGTCTTCCGGATCGTTTGCGCGCCCGTGCTCCGCAAGTTCCGGTGTTGACGTTCTCGCAAGTAAATACAGACGGCCTTAGTGAGGACGAGATTTCTCAGGAAATCGCCCCATCCTTGAGTGAGGGGCCTCGTGCTGATTTCTTGTGGCTCGCGCCCGCAAAAAGTCTAGGGTTGTAA
- a CDS encoding HD-GYP domain-containing protein gives MSSSWGDIPAWAYDAAQALMQSLKVVDPATYAHCCRVGEMSRKLARDAGLNEYEQKLAEFAGLFHDIGKIGVPQSIIAKPGKLDESEHLIMQSHPVLSEEIVKPLARHQFFSEILPGIRGHHERVDGTGYPDKKRGDEVPLLARIILVVDTYDAMSQTRAYRKGLPDDVVYAELRRCSGTQFDSQLVNTFLQAHPSWKTQEPDQDTLHFVIKKIA, from the coding sequence ATGTCGTCTTCTTGGGGAGACATTCCTGCTTGGGCCTATGATGCCGCTCAAGCGCTTATGCAGTCTTTAAAAGTCGTGGATCCGGCGACCTATGCTCACTGTTGCCGCGTGGGGGAGATGTCGAGAAAGCTCGCTCGCGATGCAGGTCTTAACGAGTACGAACAAAAACTCGCGGAGTTCGCGGGGCTTTTCCATGATATCGGTAAAATAGGCGTTCCTCAATCGATCATCGCCAAGCCAGGCAAGCTGGACGAGTCCGAACATCTTATTATGCAAAGTCATCCGGTTCTCAGCGAAGAGATCGTGAAGCCGTTGGCTCGTCATCAGTTCTTTTCCGAAATTCTTCCCGGCATTCGCGGTCATCATGAGCGCGTGGACGGGACGGGCTACCCAGATAAAAAACGCGGCGACGAAGTTCCGTTGTTGGCGCGGATTATTTTGGTGGTAGATACCTACGATGCGATGTCGCAGACGCGGGCTTATCGTAAGGGTCTTCCGGATGACGTGGTCTATGCAGAGTTGCGCCGCTGTTCGGGAACGCAGTTTGATTCACAATTGGTGAATACGTTTTTACAGGCTCATCCGTCATGGAAAACGCAAGAGCCTGATCAAGACACGCTTCATTTCGTGATTAAGAAAATCGCGTAA
- the rpmG gene encoding 50S ribosomal protein L33 has translation MAKKSGRIIITLECTEARAEGKPVSRYTTTKNKTKTPSRLEKKKYNPNLKRHTIHRETK, from the coding sequence ATGGCTAAAAAGTCAGGAAGAATTATCATCACTCTCGAGTGCACTGAAGCTCGCGCAGAAGGCAAGCCTGTTTCTCGTTACACTACGACTAAGAACAAAACTAAAACTCCAAGCCGTTTGGAAAAGAAAAAGTACAATCCAAACTTGAAGCGCCACACAATCCACAGAGAAACTAAGTAA
- a CDS encoding alpha/beta hydrolase, with translation MHARNWIFLRGLARGVGHWGSFVSKMKERFPEDRIELLDLPGNGTRHEEKSPLHISEYVKDLRSRSEFVKNQEPFNIMAVSLGAMVTTEWMREYPHEVKRGYLVCTSSTGFSRFYERFQPMNFLKSAHLVAAQKDEMAWEKVILDMVTNSHERRQEEILALAAFTKKNPMRIENILRQLVAASRYQFPHEAPGDVRLLGSYGDRLVSPTCTLKIAEKWGVKPAMHSWAGHDIPIDDPHWLIEHLL, from the coding sequence ATGCACGCTAGAAACTGGATTTTCCTTCGAGGATTAGCTCGCGGAGTAGGACACTGGGGTTCCTTCGTCAGTAAAATGAAAGAACGTTTTCCCGAAGATCGTATTGAGCTTTTGGATCTTCCCGGAAACGGCACGCGCCACGAAGAAAAAAGTCCTTTGCATATTTCTGAATACGTCAAAGATCTGCGCTCCCGCTCTGAGTTCGTCAAAAATCAAGAGCCTTTCAATATCATGGCGGTGTCTCTAGGCGCCATGGTCACAACCGAGTGGATGCGCGAATATCCGCATGAAGTAAAGCGCGGTTATCTGGTGTGCACAAGCTCCACCGGGTTTTCGCGTTTTTACGAGCGCTTTCAGCCGATGAACTTTTTAAAATCTGCGCATCTGGTGGCGGCGCAAAAAGATGAAATGGCTTGGGAGAAAGTGATTCTCGATATGGTGACCAACAGTCACGAACGCCGTCAGGAAGAGATTTTGGCTCTGGCCGCTTTCACAAAGAAAAACCCGATGCGCATTGAAAACATTCTTCGTCAGTTGGTTGCAGCCTCTCGCTATCAGTTTCCGCATGAAGCTCCCGGAGATGTTCGATTGTTGGGAAGTTACGGGGACCGATTGGTGTCGCCGACGTGCACTTTGAAGATTGCGGAAAAGTGGGGTGTGAAACCGGCGATGCATTCCTGGGCAGGGCATGATATCCCGATTGACGACCCGCATTGGTTAATTGAGCACTTACTCTAA
- a CDS encoding S8 family serine peptidase translates to MRHVILTLTSLVSLHAFAADPFSGFQWGLNNQGLPQMIDLDPLHTYKVPARAQEDVRLPSRYKAKQKVLVAVLDTGIQKDHPDLKLVLHRNESECRALQKFLKCVEDGERKECEKKWMDLSNPEVDQDKNGYPLDCQGWSLLGGVNSAGILGRPDFGDDQGHGTHVAGIIAAEADNNIGVRGLSENVAILPVQVIGVQPSEPMKPLSIYDSPLEAGRESINRSLGDMVGRGVIYAMRSGAKVINFSMGWPQARDSEFMRKVIAEAQARGVIIVAAAGNDSTRALLRPCAYPNVICVGASGPDGAFSHFSNFGSGVDIVAPGTNILSTYPEAKRPVRFRSTLGYEYLSGTSQASPFVAAAAAELLARGIPASEVYARLVLGARALKSNLSLVQGGSHEQGQVLSPEREIYKKYSVAGNLDLETALKVPLQPLIVPADKEKVEIDWDRKSKDLSFEISFVNKWQAVDIGKVKMNAQFLKPHAEAVRPWITSVKEAAPYPGVWQQNEVRKYVVMMSLVDTADPSQSRVPSELDLTVDVSVSGQEARRYVFESEITVNVTPEMASSDMRVFNIANMPRTRVTFAPIDENLDARPEQRDYIAMSQQKNNWQMWIVADNGNGSYVAEGGTKIRVDGDSDNLREQVMARIDLNNDGRSEYVLGVLEDKSEVEEPGPSPMSFFVFDKTGKLVESFKYSGEKAQMPYTVFWQKVGATKRPAWVGTGKDPDRQRSLRDRWENPDDVERSEVRFYYLNEKNELKALVEHEGYKIIDVIEPRREQVVAGRVPVLLAKNQGTEAKPSYVYNFAIAEVVNGKIENFMELDLFANQGTYRNILDTRVDKVHSLDYAQDEFAGSFWFGEGLNRQQRLSLFDNKNWELLDQALKAERSQFDSALWVRAVYSGQQRKGSFVLTNSEIQYHDLVTGRVVSKSFERYTFFPDMLMTNLYFPLTLKDARSAAAKIPALFTTESSGLSRGVKMLVPVFAKDGSAVELVSPARLRLKSSAGCRPMDTPVFEGSKGAHSFDYYCGDKLLRVHLTY, encoded by the coding sequence ATGAGACACGTTATTCTTACTTTGACCTCATTGGTAAGTCTTCACGCTTTTGCCGCAGATCCTTTTTCAGGATTTCAGTGGGGCTTGAACAATCAGGGTCTCCCGCAAATGATCGATCTCGATCCTTTGCATACGTATAAAGTTCCAGCACGGGCGCAGGAAGACGTGCGCCTGCCTTCACGCTATAAGGCAAAACAAAAGGTTCTTGTCGCCGTTCTCGACACGGGAATTCAAAAAGATCACCCGGATTTAAAACTCGTTCTTCATCGCAATGAATCTGAGTGCCGCGCTCTGCAAAAGTTTTTAAAGTGTGTGGAAGATGGCGAGCGCAAAGAGTGCGAAAAAAAATGGATGGATCTTAGCAATCCTGAAGTGGATCAGGATAAAAATGGTTATCCTTTGGATTGCCAGGGATGGAGTCTTTTAGGTGGAGTGAATTCCGCAGGCATCTTGGGGCGCCCTGATTTCGGTGACGACCAAGGACACGGAACCCACGTGGCTGGGATCATCGCTGCGGAAGCCGACAATAATATCGGCGTTCGTGGTCTCAGTGAAAACGTTGCGATTTTACCGGTGCAAGTGATCGGCGTGCAGCCGAGCGAACCCATGAAGCCGCTTTCTATTTACGATTCTCCTCTGGAAGCGGGTCGGGAAAGTATCAACAGAAGCTTAGGTGATATGGTCGGCCGTGGCGTGATCTATGCGATGCGCTCCGGTGCTAAAGTTATTAATTTCTCGATGGGCTGGCCACAGGCCCGTGACTCCGAATTTATGCGCAAAGTGATCGCTGAAGCGCAAGCTCGCGGCGTGATTATCGTGGCGGCGGCGGGGAACGATTCAACTCGCGCACTCTTAAGGCCGTGCGCTTATCCAAATGTTATCTGTGTGGGCGCGAGCGGTCCCGACGGAGCGTTCTCGCATTTCTCAAATTTCGGAAGTGGTGTCGACATTGTTGCTCCGGGCACAAACATCCTCAGCACGTATCCTGAAGCGAAGCGCCCGGTGCGTTTCCGCTCGACATTGGGTTATGAATACTTGTCCGGTACGTCTCAAGCTTCTCCTTTCGTTGCGGCGGCGGCAGCAGAGCTTCTCGCTCGCGGCATTCCAGCCAGTGAGGTTTATGCACGTCTTGTTTTAGGGGCCCGAGCACTGAAATCCAACCTTTCTTTGGTGCAAGGGGGCTCTCATGAACAAGGACAAGTCTTGAGCCCTGAAAGGGAAATTTATAAGAAATATTCTGTCGCTGGAAACTTGGACCTGGAAACGGCGCTCAAAGTTCCTTTACAACCTTTGATTGTTCCTGCGGATAAAGAAAAGGTCGAAATTGATTGGGATCGTAAGTCCAAAGACTTGAGCTTTGAGATTTCGTTCGTCAACAAATGGCAAGCGGTCGACATCGGCAAAGTCAAAATGAACGCGCAGTTTTTAAAGCCACATGCCGAGGCCGTTCGTCCGTGGATCACTTCGGTTAAAGAGGCGGCTCCTTATCCTGGAGTATGGCAGCAAAACGAAGTGCGCAAGTACGTTGTGATGATGAGTTTGGTCGACACCGCAGACCCTTCGCAATCTCGCGTCCCGAGCGAGTTGGATCTCACCGTCGATGTCAGTGTTAGCGGTCAAGAGGCACGTCGTTATGTTTTTGAAAGCGAGATCACAGTCAACGTGACTCCAGAAATGGCATCGTCAGATATGCGGGTCTTCAATATAGCGAATATGCCTCGCACGCGCGTGACCTTCGCACCGATCGACGAAAACTTGGATGCTCGTCCTGAACAGCGCGACTACATCGCCATGTCTCAGCAGAAGAACAACTGGCAGATGTGGATTGTAGCTGATAACGGCAACGGCTCTTACGTGGCGGAAGGCGGAACGAAGATTCGTGTTGACGGGGACAGCGATAATCTTCGTGAACAAGTGATGGCCCGCATTGATCTGAACAATGACGGACGCAGCGAATATGTTCTTGGTGTTCTTGAAGATAAAAGCGAAGTGGAAGAGCCCGGTCCTTCTCCGATGAGTTTCTTTGTCTTCGATAAAACCGGTAAACTTGTTGAAAGCTTCAAGTACTCCGGCGAAAAAGCGCAAATGCCTTATACGGTTTTCTGGCAGAAAGTGGGCGCGACAAAACGTCCTGCTTGGGTCGGAACAGGCAAAGATCCTGATCGCCAAAGATCTTTGCGGGATCGTTGGGAAAATCCCGATGATGTCGAAAGATCGGAAGTTCGTTTTTACTATTTGAATGAAAAGAACGAACTTAAAGCTCTTGTCGAGCACGAAGGCTACAAAATCATCGACGTGATCGAACCGCGCCGCGAGCAAGTCGTCGCTGGCCGTGTTCCCGTTCTTTTGGCAAAAAACCAGGGAACCGAAGCGAAGCCTTCGTATGTCTACAATTTCGCGATTGCTGAAGTCGTGAACGGAAAGATCGAAAACTTTATGGAGTTGGATCTTTTCGCGAATCAAGGCACGTATCGCAATATTTTGGATACGCGTGTTGATAAGGTTCACTCATTAGATTACGCGCAGGATGAGTTTGCCGGCAGTTTCTGGTTCGGCGAAGGACTCAACCGTCAGCAGCGCTTGTCTTTATTCGACAATAAAAACTGGGAGCTTTTGGATCAGGCTTTGAAGGCGGAACGGTCCCAATTTGACTCCGCTTTGTGGGTGCGCGCCGTGTATTCGGGGCAACAACGCAAGGGGAGCTTCGTCCTCACGAACTCAGAAATTCAGTATCATGACCTTGTGACCGGTCGTGTTGTGAGCAAAAGTTTTGAGCGTTATACGTTCTTCCCTGACATGCTGATGACGAATTTGTACTTCCCGCTCACTTTAAAAGACGCGCGCAGTGCAGCAGCGAAGATTCCAGCTCTCTTTACCACGGAAAGTTCCGGCCTCAGCCGTGGTGTCAAAATGTTGGTACCGGTTTTTGCAAAGGATGGTTCTGCGGTTGAACTGGTGTCACCCGCTCGCTTGCGATTAAAGTCCTCTGCAGGCTGTCGTCCGATGGACACACCTGTATTTGAGGGATCCAAGGGAGCTCACTCGTTCGACTACTATTGCGGAGATAAGTTACTGAGAGTTCATTTGACTTATTAA
- the dcd gene encoding dCTP deaminase, whose translation MILTDQQILECMTEGSIKVEPFRRECLGTNSYDVHLGKTLAVYEEKVLDAKKHNKIRSFEIPEEGYVLMPDTLYLGVTLEYTETLKHVPFLEGKSSVGRLGIDIHATAGKGDVGFCNYWTLEISVKQPVRVYTGMPIGQLIYFEVKGDILTPYNVKPSAKYNDKKPMPVESMMWKNSF comes from the coding sequence ATGATTCTTACGGATCAACAAATTCTCGAGTGTATGACTGAAGGTTCTATTAAAGTAGAACCTTTCCGCAGAGAGTGCCTAGGAACGAACTCTTACGATGTTCACTTAGGGAAGACTCTCGCTGTCTACGAAGAGAAAGTGTTGGACGCGAAGAAGCATAACAAGATTCGCTCGTTTGAGATTCCTGAAGAGGGCTATGTTCTTATGCCAGACACCCTCTATTTGGGCGTTACTTTAGAGTACACTGAGACTCTGAAACACGTCCCATTTTTAGAAGGGAAATCAAGCGTCGGTCGTCTCGGAATCGACATCCATGCCACTGCTGGCAAGGGAGACGTCGGTTTTTGCAACTATTGGACTCTGGAAATTTCAGTAAAACAGCCTGTTCGTGTTTATACTGGAATGCCGATCGGTCAGTTGATATACTTTGAAGTGAAGGGTGACATTTTAACTCCTTATAATGTTAAGCCTTCCGCTAAGTACAACGACAAAAAACCGATGCCGGTAGAGTCAATGATGTGGAAAAATTCATTCTAA
- a CDS encoding M14 family zinc carboxypeptidase, whose protein sequence is MSLLPEIQQIEKRIRDLGPSARTEILAFSEQGSLKFPLYKITFGSKDPKAPVLGFIGGVHGLERIGAQVCVALMNSLAELALWDETLQKTLQNIRIFFIPTVNPIGIYRKTRSNPRGVDLMRNAPIDAENPARWVGGHRVSNKIPWYRGEEGAPMEIEAQALVGAVEKEIKESSLAITLDVHSGFGFQDRLWFPYAKTVKPFPDLSLAYSLKELLDRTYPHHFYRFEPQAKAYTTHGDLWDYIYDSHRQKHPGSYLPLCLEMGSWMWVKKNPWQIFRAEGPFNPLKGHRHRRTLRRHNTLMEFLIRAVASPQAWAAPPESQKIIMNAKAQELWYAR, encoded by the coding sequence ATGAGTTTGTTACCTGAGATTCAACAAATCGAAAAAAGAATTCGCGATTTGGGGCCATCAGCGCGCACTGAAATTCTCGCGTTCAGTGAACAGGGTTCTTTAAAATTTCCTCTCTACAAAATTACTTTTGGCAGCAAAGATCCAAAGGCTCCGGTCTTAGGTTTCATTGGTGGCGTACATGGTCTAGAGCGTATCGGCGCGCAAGTGTGTGTAGCTCTGATGAACTCTTTGGCAGAGCTCGCTTTGTGGGATGAGACGCTGCAAAAAACGCTGCAGAACATCCGCATCTTTTTTATTCCTACTGTGAATCCCATCGGCATTTATCGCAAAACGCGCAGCAACCCACGCGGGGTGGATTTAATGCGTAATGCTCCGATTGATGCGGAAAATCCCGCACGTTGGGTCGGCGGCCATCGCGTCAGCAACAAGATCCCGTGGTATCGCGGCGAAGAGGGTGCGCCGATGGAGATCGAAGCGCAAGCTCTGGTCGGTGCCGTCGAAAAAGAAATCAAAGAAAGTTCTTTAGCGATCACGCTGGACGTGCACTCGGGTTTTGGTTTTCAGGATCGCTTGTGGTTTCCCTACGCAAAAACTGTGAAACCTTTCCCTGATTTGTCTTTAGCGTATTCTCTTAAAGAATTGCTGGATCGAACTTACCCGCATCATTTTTATCGCTTTGAACCGCAGGCAAAAGCCTATACAACTCACGGCGATCTCTGGGATTACATCTATGATTCGCACAGACAAAAACATCCGGGCTCTTATCTTCCTCTCTGTTTAGAGATGGGTTCGTGGATGTGGGTCAAAAAAAATCCGTGGCAGATTTTCAGAGCGGAAGGCCCGTTCAATCCGCTTAAAGGGCATCGTCACCGTCGGACTTTACGTCGGCATAATACGCTGATGGAGTTTCTGATACGCGCGGTGGCGTCGCCGCAAGCATGGGCCGCGCCTCCAGAGTCGCAAAAAATCATCATGAACGCAAAAGCGCAGGAGCTATGGTATGCACGCTAG
- a CDS encoding response regulator: MFPLETRILVIDDMPSIRDLVKNTLKAMGYKNIQEAGDGEEGLKILLQSNSVGTSIQLVISDWNMPKMKGLDLLKQVRATAEWANLPFVLLTSESERDQVTEAVLAGVSQYIVKPFSAKIFEDKLKAAYAKHNKA; this comes from the coding sequence ATGTTTCCTCTTGAGACCCGTATCCTCGTCATCGATGACATGCCTTCTATCCGTGATTTGGTTAAGAACACATTAAAGGCCATGGGCTATAAAAACATTCAAGAAGCTGGCGATGGCGAAGAGGGATTAAAAATTCTTCTGCAAAGCAACTCTGTCGGAACAAGCATTCAGCTTGTGATTTCTGATTGGAACATGCCGAAAATGAAAGGCTTGGATTTGTTGAAGCAAGTGCGCGCCACGGCGGAGTGGGCGAATCTGCCGTTTGTGCTTTTGACTTCCGAGTCCGAGCGCGATCAAGTGACAGAGGCAGTCTTAGCCGGAGTCTCTCAATATATTGTGAAACCTTTTTCCGCAAAAATCTTTGAAGACAAATTGAAAGCGGCCTACGCGAAACACAACAAAGCGTAA
- a CDS encoding DUF1338 domain-containing protein: MMSLETLLQKMWVDYCELNPAAKRIYDLFVAEGETVINDHIALRTFNHPRLGIESLARQFKKYGYVEKGDYTFVEKKLYAKHYEHPNEDMPKIFISELELEKVSPFIRETVNKLVDQLPDSVIESETFAMAGRPWKMTYALYSELAKESEYASWVAAYGFRPNHFTININKLKKFSDIRVLNDFVKSKGIVLNSSGGEVKGTKADYLEQSSTMASEIPVKFDDGTHNIPGCYYEFAKRYPLENGKLYQGFVAKSADKIFESTNKQK; the protein is encoded by the coding sequence ATGATGAGCTTAGAAACTCTATTGCAAAAAATGTGGGTTGATTATTGTGAACTGAATCCAGCGGCTAAACGCATTTATGACCTTTTCGTTGCTGAAGGCGAAACCGTCATTAATGACCACATTGCTCTTCGTACTTTCAATCATCCGCGCCTGGGCATCGAGTCTTTGGCCCGCCAATTCAAAAAATACGGCTACGTTGAAAAAGGTGATTATACTTTCGTCGAGAAAAAGCTCTACGCTAAACACTATGAGCATCCGAACGAAGATATGCCAAAAATCTTTATCAGCGAGTTGGAGCTGGAAAAAGTATCGCCATTCATTCGCGAGACCGTGAACAAACTTGTCGACCAACTTCCTGACTCTGTGATTGAAAGTGAAACCTTCGCGATGGCGGGACGCCCTTGGAAAATGACTTACGCGCTTTACTCTGAGCTTGCGAAAGAAAGCGAATACGCTTCTTGGGTCGCGGCCTATGGTTTCCGTCCGAATCACTTCACGATCAACATTAATAAGCTTAAGAAGTTTAGCGACATTCGCGTCTTGAATGATTTCGTAAAATCCAAAGGCATTGTCTTGAACTCTTCCGGCGGCGAAGTGAAAGGCACAAAGGCGGATTATCTTGAACAAAGCTCGACGATGGCGTCAGAGATTCCTGTAAAGTTCGACGATGGCACTCACAATATTCCTGGTTGTTACTATGAATTTGCGAAGCGCTATCCACTAGAGAACGGCAAACTTTATCAGGGATTTGTTGCCAAATCCGCTGACAAGATTTTCGAAAGCACGAATAAGCAAAAATAA
- a CDS encoding transposase translates to MRKRTYFAAMLASMAVTAKSKTQTLNLKELQAQGVSSLQQPKSSSAPAQVYGQIRMEGMQYFTSIPESPQLSFSQLLSARLSALKETSWVDMVADVSGGTFFSRGQSHFVVHEAYLASHGKTDLKVFLGRKKKDWSELDSHWQLGLWQPKFAIDALRPEEQGLSGLFVDYNTQGWEILGFATPIFIPSMGPDIREEGGGLVADSRWYRAPSRDFALNNRARKIVYELDIPETAKLVGNGAVAAMGRLGNKEAGGWVVASGGYLPVNELILKRKIIMDASQVDADVTVSPDVTYHTVFSTDVGYTFANSVKASLSYLQDNPLVKHAESEDWAIQKLMPLQAYSASVDFSLHNIFSKTLAFQIAYLKVEGGGIEDIRSKGEPDDMTLFDQRLKFTNALSFSVEGQLASFFRRPFVTRFKYLYDYDQRGSLLNTEFLYYPSQKWAVVMGGDILGVQDESYNPSSFLNQYRANDRVYGGMTYVF, encoded by the coding sequence GTGCGGAAAAGGACCTATTTCGCCGCGATGCTTGCGAGCATGGCGGTGACGGCAAAATCAAAAACGCAGACCCTGAACTTGAAGGAACTTCAAGCTCAGGGCGTTAGCTCTTTGCAACAGCCAAAGTCTTCTTCTGCTCCCGCACAAGTTTACGGCCAAATTCGTATGGAGGGGATGCAGTACTTTACTTCCATTCCCGAATCTCCGCAGCTGAGCTTTAGCCAGCTTCTTTCCGCACGTCTTTCAGCTCTTAAAGAAACATCTTGGGTCGATATGGTGGCCGACGTTTCCGGGGGGACCTTTTTCAGCCGAGGTCAATCTCATTTCGTCGTTCACGAAGCCTACTTAGCTTCTCACGGTAAGACAGATCTCAAAGTGTTTTTGGGTCGAAAAAAGAAAGACTGGAGTGAGCTCGACAGTCACTGGCAGCTAGGCCTATGGCAACCGAAATTTGCTATCGATGCCCTTCGTCCCGAGGAGCAAGGCTTGTCGGGTCTTTTCGTCGACTACAACACGCAGGGATGGGAGATTCTGGGTTTTGCAACGCCGATCTTTATTCCAAGCATGGGCCCGGATATTCGTGAAGAGGGTGGAGGCCTTGTCGCTGACAGCCGCTGGTACCGCGCACCTTCTCGCGATTTTGCTTTGAACAATCGCGCGCGCAAGATCGTTTATGAACTTGATATTCCAGAAACCGCAAAACTTGTTGGCAATGGCGCTGTCGCAGCGATGGGCCGTCTTGGCAATAAAGAAGCCGGCGGTTGGGTGGTCGCTAGTGGCGGTTATCTTCCGGTCAATGAGTTGATCTTGAAACGTAAGATTATCATGGATGCTTCGCAAGTTGATGCCGACGTCACGGTGTCGCCGGATGTAACTTATCACACGGTGTTTTCGACGGACGTGGGTTACACGTTTGCGAATTCGGTAAAAGCGTCGCTTTCTTACTTGCAGGACAACCCGCTGGTAAAACACGCGGAATCAGAAGACTGGGCCATTCAGAAGTTAATGCCGTTACAGGCCTACTCCGCTTCAGTCGATTTTTCTTTGCACAATATTTTTTCTAAAACCTTGGCCTTTCAAATCGCTTATCTGAAAGTCGAAGGCGGCGGCATCGAGGATATTCGCTCTAAGGGCGAGCCCGACGATATGACGCTTTTCGATCAGCGTCTTAAATTCACAAATGCACTGTCGTTCAGTGTTGAGGGACAACTGGCGAGCTTCTTCCGCCGTCCTTTTGTCACTCGCTTCAAATATTTATACGACTACGATCAAAGAGGTTCGTTGCTCAACACCGAGTTCCTCTATTATCCAAGTCAAAAGTGGGCCGTTGTCATGGGCGGAGATATTTTGGGAGTGCAAGACGAGTCTTACAATCCCTCTAGTTTCCTCAATCAGTATCGCGCCAATGACCGTGTCTACGGAGGCATGACTTATGTTTTCTAA